A window of Ruminococcus champanellensis 18P13 = JCM 17042 contains these coding sequences:
- a CDS encoding recombinase family protein translates to MAKQTTYNVGIYVRLSQEDERAGESLSIENQKKMLTEYVSKQEGWNLIEICEDDGYSGTSFDRPGIKQILDDAKSGKINLILCKDLSRFGRNYIEVGQYIDYIFPSFNIRFIALSDNVDTLDRNSSAMDLMPVMNLFNEWHAANTSKKVRSVMAANSRQGKYLAASASYGYIKADDEKHTPLIDEDAAVIVRRIFEQRARGLSPKQIAIQLNKDGIATPSDHRYQLKGKDNPLVTSHLWNDCMVRGILNNEIYIGNLAQQRVTTVSYKNHKQIRKDRSEWIVIENNHEPIISRELWDKVREVDASVSIGKTTKEGVILPLSGFMYCPDCGYKMKMNRTMHTSKKRGTYETVSYRCGTYVRSGMDGCTPHSILERVISQIVVDDIRAKARLAVEDEDALREAVRKRRQATADAESQHNSKELHEGEKRLAQLETLISKTYEEKLLGTVPEELCVKMLNQYLDEQKMLREKVAVLKEKCETAEQAEKDIDRYIENIKKYVDIQELTRETCLELIEYIVIGDRPESKDEDRQIHIFYKFLDKGLTEKRNILLPQNVE, encoded by the coding sequence ATGGCAAAGCAAACTACTTACAATGTCGGGATCTATGTGCGTTTGTCGCAGGAGGACGAACGTGCGGGCGAATCCCTTTCGATTGAAAATCAGAAGAAGATGCTGACGGAATATGTCAGCAAGCAGGAGGGGTGGAATCTTATCGAGATATGCGAGGACGATGGCTATTCGGGAACAAGTTTCGATAGACCAGGTATCAAGCAGATTCTTGATGATGCAAAGTCGGGAAAGATAAATCTTATCCTCTGTAAAGACCTTTCACGTTTCGGAAGAAATTATATCGAGGTCGGTCAGTATATAGATTACATTTTTCCTTCATTCAATATCCGCTTCATCGCCCTGAGCGACAATGTAGACACGCTTGACAGAAACAGTTCGGCAATGGATCTTATGCCTGTGATGAATTTATTCAACGAATGGCACGCCGCCAACACGTCAAAGAAGGTACGCAGTGTCATGGCAGCAAATTCTCGGCAGGGCAAGTATCTGGCGGCTTCAGCTTCTTATGGTTACATCAAGGCAGATGATGAAAAGCATACGCCCTTGATTGATGAAGATGCCGCCGTTATCGTAAGACGTATATTTGAGCAGAGGGCAAGAGGGTTAAGTCCGAAGCAGATCGCTATACAGCTTAACAAGGACGGCATCGCAACTCCCTCGGATCATCGTTATCAGCTTAAAGGCAAAGATAATCCCCTTGTGACTTCACATCTGTGGAATGATTGTATGGTGCGTGGCATTCTTAACAATGAGATTTATATCGGAAATCTCGCACAGCAGAGAGTGACAACGGTATCCTACAAAAATCACAAGCAGATACGCAAGGACAGGTCGGAATGGATAGTGATTGAAAATAATCATGAACCTATCATTTCAAGAGAGCTGTGGGACAAGGTTAGAGAGGTTGACGCATCGGTGAGTATCGGCAAGACAACAAAAGAAGGCGTGATTCTTCCGCTGTCAGGATTTATGTACTGCCCAGACTGCGGTTACAAGATGAAAATGAACAGAACCATGCACACCTCTAAGAAGCGTGGAACATATGAGACTGTCAGCTATCGCTGTGGTACTTATGTTAGAAGCGGAATGGACGGCTGCACTCCTCATTCCATTTTGGAAAGAGTAATTTCACAGATTGTTGTTGACGATATTAGAGCAAAGGCACGACTTGCCGTTGAGGACGAGGACGCACTCCGTGAAGCCGTTAGAAAACGCAGACAGGCTACTGCCGATGCGGAGAGCCAGCATAACAGCAAGGAACTCCATGAGGGTGAGAAAAGGCTTGCACAGCTCGAAACGCTTATCAGTAAGACCTATGAAGAAAAGCTCCTCGGTACTGTACCCGAAGAACTCTGCGTGAAAATGCTGAATCAGTATCTTGATGAGCAGAAGATGCTGAGAGAGAAAGTCGCTGTACTGAAAGAAAAGTGCGAAACCGCTGAACAGGCTGAAAAGGATATTGACAGATACATTGAAAATATCAAGAAGTATGTCGATATTCAGGAGCTTACCCGTGAGACTTGTTTGGAGCTTATCGAGTACATCGTGATTGGTGATCGTCCCGAAAGCAAGGACGAGGACAGGCAGATTCACATCTTTTACAAGTTCCTTGACAAAGGGCTTACGGAGAAAAGAAACATTCTGCTTCCGCAGAATGTGGAGTAA
- a CDS encoding plasmid mobilization protein has product MKTEKKKRGRPPKHKAMEFEGMTYEGAINHALDKEVRADLDKCLADKDESQLTDDERKYLKRKKEKKSYTLNVRFTESEMQDILSKCEQYGYKNKTEYIRDCVRARVDLTPDRSEIAECNRLMKRIGANINQILVRLYSTGHIYAEDITEIKKGVNEIWHTLLSIRSGQQSAQRSLTSQEMIRPSTVYMSTLMLAEPIAQEQARTSEPSETQEQDAPKSLPTT; this is encoded by the coding sequence ATGAAAACCGAGAAAAAGAAGCGTGGAAGACCGCCCAAACACAAGGCTATGGAGTTTGAGGGTATGACCTACGAGGGAGCAATCAATCACGCACTTGACAAAGAGGTCAGAGCCGACCTTGACAAGTGCCTTGCCGACAAGGACGAGAGCCAGCTTACCGACGATGAACGCAAGTACCTGAAACGCAAGAAGGAGAAGAAGTCCTACACCCTCAATGTTCGTTTCACCGAATCGGAAATGCAGGACATTCTTTCCAAGTGTGAGCAGTACGGTTACAAGAACAAGACCGAGTATATCCGTGATTGTGTTCGGGCGAGGGTTGATCTCACGCCCGACCGTTCCGAAATTGCCGAGTGTAACCGTCTGATGAAACGCATCGGAGCAAACATCAACCAGATACTTGTCCGACTTTACAGCACAGGTCACATCTATGCCGAGGATATTACCGAGATAAAGAAAGGGGTAAACGAAATTTGGCATACACTTCTATCCATACGATCAGGGCAACAGTCAGCGCAGCGATCGCTTACATCACAAGAGATGATAAGACCATCGACGGTTTATATGTCAACTCTTATGCTTGCCGAGCCGATAGCGCAGGAGCAAGCGAGGACTTCCGAGCCGTCCGAAACACAGGAACAGGACGCACCCAAATCCTTGCCTACCACATGA
- a CDS encoding YodL domain-containing protein, with the protein MRITDEQKERANLVNLPQFLMSHGFDLKKVGKEYVWKEHDSLHIKDNGPGECGQWFRFSENKGGDNIGLLREYMDMSFIDAVEALTGELIDRTYTPSRTYELKPVQQTARELSLAEADNCRRVFAYLCKTRGLDYDMLSALVKEGTISQEEKTGNVLFKYYDDQGKVIGAEKVGTSTEHKFKGIATGSAGGHGFEVVHGTGEKAFFFESAIDMLSYLQMHSKELDNCRLVSMMGVKPSIVLDTMLRHNIAPENVFLCSDNDTAGNEFARRLQEHYPDMKRIITPDTYKDWNDMLRNIPKQIKVEQETKTKEVDSVADLMTYGNKMWNNATDNRDKSLISMQLADFQRVQEMLEKSGINYYAYEMNGTVRMAVNDKDTDWLRKILGNMNVTKSNRPYFPPEKNIIGNTEYRYIPQKEYVTADRDLVLKMADIMARRGMQFSGRIYPSGKGTLTVSHADFVAVRNIKDEVISMREQFASPDKAQEVGNRDYCANRDTRYYMSKLTPEQFKEVKPFLETSVSYHALSREGKVAFAVDKENAPAFHRALENAVREVGMLRNMADLGLTMEQNVALSPVVHRLAVEDVKLNLADFFDNRYDEAQFGEMLSLVDAYLSQAPAERYGEHSKLNDMLEAKSSFDRSMELSDFFSQHDFSDEQRAAITAMFVGDVTRGQIDSIDETFTAEDIQAYDEILHNALQESDVADFLTAHKQTVIDRENANRIPTEEEVLFPKADLARFLAEHTLSSDDWESMAYPLFERGYLEKHQPSDNSSFGYHLPEKELYALAERYHQGDDIRREFALGLMIHASDNIADKDRIEFVFEDGKISDRTYYYAENLRHSLHLERTDDGYNCSFGGMERLVSLEEIGQAFLDRTHEEFNDLAFWWVRDDMLDAIPDISNEKIADLLTAFDGAALHGWEAGDNQPKLNRIKKALHDILGDEVQTENAFAIIAKEKYNVTFEPERKPDSLEFQFGYSKDGNDRWFTESGLLSDFAEEHGEISFAFANALMEYLDDKQHKERMIPDLNAGYYKKTNFDIRAVVDGQEFNFSNRFDIGDGKGSGGGSLIDHIRTICENAVASTNYPYNTPESKETPRNMLNVLVPYLESHSALTAEEQKILDDFKEKNPIRTIDDVAKAQGKFQIYQLPGGEKYHGVRFEGLDRLKAEGVQLNKDDYELVYEGIVGEFRGNATIEGIFTQFNTNHPEDFRGHSLSVSDVIVISLDDKDTAYYCDSFGFTEMPEFFLEKERTQEKSAPSVANLAVGDIIMYDGARREVEKISEKSISMKDLDAPDYGGILLGTSDVLAYDGWQQDMEEKGFEILSKAEKSAVDSPEKAEPEDKGSVSLRKVGDFYEMYGKNAEIGAEVLGLRMLSKNGSPMVGFPNHVKDEYSAKLREAGYTVLIEQAFELNPPKREAEKLQTLQQIVDKFFGTDCESAETENGTWKLAIAEGDKVGELFYGGEPVCGIYNRGDKMEIEPYRELSTFPKLLQTAMLEHNPDKPVEIMDFQRIFETPLDKAKWLINDFCEAEYHNGADFSDLHNIGLAFTTLTDDELPIQVTADLVDFKITHEFDGEVFDTEQFDSIEDMIENGLTELDFSDLVSVPDEVIDRHTSKAEQAVELMSDASAVETPAQDTADIDKPLFTDETVINEIQRNEQDDVPFWEKNDIEGEQLSLFGDPEPLTVSKPAPEKPKSEFAKGPVVDSVQVYEALAAEIDRGTGFVHGKLRVQDFYEEQHPTVQQLADFLKKEYGTGGHSGEGKISLVDYNSQGITFNFENGEKFRHSWYNVATMTEARLKDDTYLSAEQKAERATLKAEQSAEERTSHDTVEVGVQFRHKITGEVSEVVSLTGALPFYTDDCTVSRESGGFVITENISYDKLLNSGMYEYIGRNDPEKEQPAHMKPEPVADVTPETEKPDIPDVKNLSQLKRAIKPGMMFEISDHLRPECVGERRIVMGVSTVDFTSRKLDENGEPAGKDIHMEFDRAKNWTFNGGELTSRLDNGDMLMSFHFIDGLERTKESERETITEEVVSSDEPVAEESTTPAPTPDKGDNFTITDDNLGDGGAKMKFRANVDAIRTLKTLEAEKRPATAEEKEILSKYVGWGALAKAFDKNDEKWATEYKELSELLTPQEYAQARSTVNDAFYTSPTVIDGIFEALGNFGFDGGNILEPAMGIGNFFGRMPEAMQANSQLYGVEIDSLSGRIAHALYPDADISIQGFEKNHFQNGSFDVAVGNVPFGELGFREENPIKVHPNIIYSTFCGSRMFLFSVSPLSRNL; encoded by the coding sequence ATGAGAATTACTGATGAGCAGAAAGAAAGGGCGAACCTCGTCAATCTTCCTCAGTTCCTCATGTCTCACGGCTTTGACCTGAAAAAGGTCGGCAAAGAGTATGTGTGGAAGGAACATGACAGCCTGCATATCAAGGATAACGGTCCGGGAGAATGTGGTCAATGGTTCAGGTTCAGCGAAAATAAGGGTGGCGATAATATCGGCTTACTCCGAGAATATATGGATATGTCCTTTATTGATGCTGTTGAAGCTCTGACCGGAGAACTCATTGACCGCACCTATACTCCGTCCCGCACATACGAATTGAAACCTGTTCAGCAAACGGCAAGAGAGCTTTCCCTTGCCGAAGCTGATAATTGCAGGCGTGTGTTTGCGTATCTGTGCAAGACCAGAGGGCTTGACTATGATATGCTTTCCGCACTTGTGAAGGAAGGCACTATCTCTCAAGAAGAAAAGACAGGCAATGTGCTTTTCAAGTACTATGACGATCAGGGCAAAGTCATCGGTGCGGAAAAGGTCGGTACATCAACGGAGCATAAATTCAAAGGCATTGCAACAGGCTCGGCTGGCGGTCACGGATTTGAGGTAGTACACGGCACTGGCGAAAAGGCCTTTTTCTTTGAATCGGCAATAGATATGCTTTCCTATCTGCAAATGCACAGCAAAGAACTTGATAATTGCAGGCTTGTTTCCATGATGGGCGTGAAGCCGAGTATCGTCCTTGATACGATGCTTCGTCATAATATCGCTCCTGAGAATGTATTTTTATGCTCCGACAATGATACCGCAGGCAATGAATTTGCTCGGCGTTTGCAGGAACATTATCCCGATATGAAGCGTATCATCACGCCCGATACATATAAAGACTGGAACGATATGCTCAGAAATATTCCAAAACAGATAAAAGTAGAACAAGAGACTAAGACAAAGGAGGTTGACAGCGTGGCTGACCTTATGACATATGGCAACAAAATGTGGAATAATGCGACAGACAACAGAGATAAGTCGCTGATATCAATGCAGCTTGCGGATTTTCAGCGTGTGCAGGAAATGCTTGAAAAATCGGGTATCAATTATTATGCCTACGAAATGAACGGTACTGTCCGTATGGCGGTGAATGATAAGGATACCGATTGGCTGAGAAAAATCCTTGGCAATATGAACGTTACAAAGTCCAACAGACCGTATTTTCCACCTGAGAAAAACATCATCGGCAATACAGAATATCGTTACATTCCGCAAAAGGAATATGTGACGGCTGACCGTGATCTTGTGCTGAAAATGGCTGATATTATGGCTCGGAGAGGTATGCAGTTTTCGGGCAGAATCTATCCGTCCGGTAAAGGAACGCTGACGGTAAGTCACGCTGACTTCGTTGCTGTCCGCAATATCAAGGACGAAGTGATCAGTATGCGTGAGCAGTTTGCAAGTCCTGATAAGGCACAGGAAGTCGGCAACCGTGATTACTGTGCAAACCGTGATACTCGCTATTATATGAGCAAGCTCACACCTGAGCAGTTCAAGGAAGTCAAGCCGTTTTTGGAGACAAGTGTGAGCTATCATGCACTTTCCCGTGAAGGCAAGGTCGCATTTGCAGTCGATAAGGAGAACGCTCCTGCTTTTCATAGAGCATTGGAGAACGCTGTCCGTGAGGTCGGTATGCTCCGAAATATGGCTGACCTCGGTCTGACTATGGAGCAGAATGTGGCACTTTCTCCCGTGGTGCATCGTCTTGCGGTGGAAGATGTAAAGCTCAATCTCGCTGACTTTTTCGATAATCGATACGATGAAGCACAGTTTGGTGAAATGCTCTCTCTTGTTGATGCGTATCTGTCACAAGCTCCGGCTGAACGTTATGGCGAACACTCCAAACTGAATGATATGCTTGAAGCCAAGTCAAGTTTTGACCGCAGTATGGAGCTTTCGGACTTCTTTTCTCAGCACGACTTTTCCGATGAACAAAGGGCCGCTATTACGGCAATGTTCGTGGGCGATGTTACAAGAGGACAGATCGACAGTATTGACGAAACTTTCACGGCTGAGGATATTCAGGCGTATGATGAGATTCTGCATAATGCATTGCAGGAATCCGATGTTGCAGACTTCCTGACTGCCCATAAGCAGACGGTCATTGACCGTGAGAACGCAAACAGAATTCCCACTGAGGAAGAAGTCCTGTTTCCGAAGGCTGACCTTGCCCGTTTCCTTGCGGAGCATACTTTGTCCTCCGATGATTGGGAAAGCATGGCATATCCGCTGTTTGAACGGGGTTATCTTGAAAAGCACCAGCCCAGCGATAATTCTTCTTTCGGCTATCATCTGCCCGAAAAAGAGCTGTATGCACTTGCGGAGCGTTATCATCAGGGTGATGATATTCGCCGTGAGTTTGCGCTCGGTCTGATGATCCACGCTTCTGACAATATCGCTGACAAAGACAGGATAGAGTTTGTCTTTGAGGACGGAAAGATCTCTGACCGAACCTATTATTATGCCGAAAATCTCCGTCACTCTCTGCATTTGGAGAGGACAGATGACGGCTACAACTGTTCATTCGGTGGTATGGAGCGCCTTGTTTCCTTAGAGGAGATCGGGCAGGCATTTCTTGACCGCACCCATGAGGAGTTCAATGACCTTGCTTTCTGGTGGGTTCGTGATGATATGCTCGATGCTATCCCCGATATTTCCAATGAAAAAATTGCTGACCTTCTGACAGCGTTTGACGGTGCAGCACTCCACGGCTGGGAGGCTGGCGATAATCAGCCTAAACTTAACCGTATCAAGAAGGCTCTCCATGATATTCTCGGTGATGAAGTTCAGACCGAAAACGCTTTTGCTATCATCGCAAAGGAAAAGTATAATGTTACTTTCGAGCCTGAAAGAAAGCCAGACAGCCTTGAATTTCAGTTCGGTTATTCTAAGGACGGCAATGACCGCTGGTTTACCGAAAGCGGTCTGCTGAGTGACTTTGCGGAGGAACACGGCGAGATCAGCTTTGCCTTTGCAAATGCTCTTATGGAGTATCTTGACGATAAACAGCATAAGGAGCGTATGATCCCCGACCTTAATGCAGGCTACTACAAGAAAACAAACTTTGATATCAGGGCTGTTGTGGACGGACAGGAGTTCAATTTCTCCAATAGGTTTGATATCGGTGACGGCAAGGGTTCGGGCGGTGGAAGTCTCATTGACCATATCCGCACTATCTGTGAAAATGCCGTAGCTTCGACGAATTATCCCTACAATACACCTGAAAGCAAGGAAACTCCCCGAAATATGCTGAATGTCCTTGTTCCTTATCTGGAATCCCATTCTGCGCTTACCGCTGAGGAACAGAAGATACTTGACGATTTCAAAGAGAAAAATCCTATCCGCACCATTGATGATGTGGCAAAGGCACAGGGTAAGTTTCAGATCTATCAGCTCCCAGGCGGTGAGAAGTATCACGGTGTCCGCTTTGAGGGGCTTGACAGGCTGAAAGCAGAGGGCGTACAGCTCAATAAAGACGATTATGAGCTTGTATATGAGGGCATTGTCGGAGAGTTTAGAGGAAATGCAACTATTGAGGGCATTTTTACTCAGTTCAACACCAATCACCCCGAAGATTTTCGTGGTCATTCGCTATCGGTTTCCGATGTTATTGTTATTTCCTTGGACGATAAGGACACGGCATATTATTGCGACAGTTTCGGCTTTACGGAAATGCCCGAATTTTTCCTTGAAAAAGAAAGGACACAGGAAAAGTCTGCGCCGTCTGTTGCCAATCTCGCTGTCGGTGATATTATAATGTATGACGGAGCTCGTCGTGAGGTCGAGAAGATCAGCGAAAAGAGCATTTCTATGAAAGACCTTGATGCGCCCGACTATGGCGGTATTCTGCTCGGCACTTCCGATGTGCTTGCATATGACGGCTGGCAGCAGGATATGGAGGAAAAGGGCTTTGAGATTCTGTCTAAGGCTGAAAAGTCTGCGGTCGATTCTCCCGAAAAGGCAGAACCGGAGGATAAAGGTTCGGTATCGCTCCGCAAGGTCGGAGACTTCTATGAGATGTACGGCAAAAATGCGGAGATCGGTGCAGAAGTCCTCGGACTGCGTATGCTGTCAAAGAACGGTTCTCCTATGGTTGGTTTCCCCAATCATGTCAAGGACGAATACTCTGCAAAGTTGAGAGAAGCAGGATATACCGTCCTGATCGAACAGGCATTTGAGTTGAATCCTCCGAAGCGTGAGGCTGAAAAGCTCCAAACTCTGCAACAGATCGTAGACAAATTTTTCGGCACTGACTGCGAATCGGCGGAGACAGAGAACGGCACTTGGAAATTGGCTATCGCTGAGGGTGATAAGGTTGGAGAGCTTTTTTATGGCGGAGAACCTGTTTGCGGTATCTATAACCGTGGCGATAAAATGGAGATCGAGCCGTATCGTGAGTTGTCTACTTTTCCGAAACTCCTGCAAACGGCAATGCTCGAACATAATCCTGATAAGCCTGTGGAGATCATGGACTTCCAGCGTATCTTTGAAACTCCGCTCGACAAGGCAAAGTGGCTTATCAACGATTTCTGTGAAGCGGAATATCATAACGGTGCTGATTTCTCCGATCTGCATAACATCGGGCTTGCGTTTACCACGCTGACCGATGATGAGCTGCCCATTCAGGTGACGGCTGACCTTGTGGACTTCAAGATCACTCACGAATTTGACGGTGAAGTGTTCGATACGGAGCAGTTTGACAGCATTGAGGATATGATTGAAAACGGTCTGACAGAACTTGATTTTTCTGACCTTGTTTCTGTTCCCGATGAGGTTATAGACAGGCATACAAGCAAGGCCGAGCAGGCGGTAGAGCTTATGAGCGATGCTTCTGCGGTAGAGACTCCTGCCCAGGATACTGCGGACATTGATAAGCCTCTTTTTACCGATGAAACAGTCATTAACGAAATTCAACGAAATGAGCAAGATGATGTGCCGTTTTGGGAGAAGAACGATATTGAGGGCGAACAGCTTTCTTTGTTCGGTGATCCCGAACCGCTGACCGTTTCAAAGCCCGCACCCGAAAAGCCAAAGTCCGAATTTGCAAAAGGTCCGGTAGTTGACAGTGTTCAGGTCTATGAAGCTCTCGCAGCAGAAATTGACCGTGGTACAGGATTCGTTCACGGTAAGCTCCGTGTGCAGGACTTCTATGAGGAACAGCACCCGACTGTACAACAGTTGGCTGATTTTTTGAAAAAGGAGTACGGCACGGGCGGTCATAGCGGTGAGGGGAAAATCTCGCTTGTGGACTACAATTCTCAGGGTATTACTTTCAACTTTGAGAATGGTGAGAAGTTCCGTCATTCGTGGTACAATGTTGCGACAATGACCGAAGCACGGCTCAAGGACGATACCTATCTTTCGGCTGAACAGAAAGCAGAGAGGGCGACACTCAAAGCGGAGCAATCTGCTGAAGAACGTACCTCACACGATACTGTGGAAGTCGGTGTCCAATTTCGTCACAAGATTACTGGCGAGGTTTCTGAGGTTGTATCGCTGACAGGTGCGTTGCCGTTCTATACGGACGATTGCACTGTCTCAAGAGAAAGCGGCGGCTTTGTTATTACGGAGAATATCTCCTATGATAAGCTTCTGAACAGCGGAATGTATGAGTATATCGGCAGAAATGATCCTGAAAAGGAGCAGCCTGCACATATGAAACCTGAGCCTGTTGCTGATGTTACACCCGAAACAGAAAAGCCCGATATTCCCGATGTAAAGAACCTGTCTCAGCTCAAAAGGGCTATCAAGCCGGGCATGATGTTTGAGATCAGTGATCATCTCCGTCCTGAGTGCGTAGGAGAACGCAGAATCGTTATGGGTGTAAGCACCGTTGATTTTACTTCCCGAAAGCTCGATGAAAACGGAGAGCCTGCGGGCAAGGATATTCACATGGAATTTGACCGTGCAAAGAACTGGACTTTCAACGGCGGCGAGCTGACCTCTCGGCTCGACAACGGCGATATGCTCATGTCATTCCATTTTATTGACGGCTTGGAGCGTACCAAAGAGTCGGAGCGTGAGACTATTACAGAAGAGGTTGTCAGTTCTGATGAACCTGTTGCAGAAGAAAGCACCACGCCTGCACCAACTCCCGATAAGGGCGATAACTTCACGATCACCGATGATAACCTCGGTGACGGCGGTGCTAAGATGAAGTTCAGAGCCAATGTCGATGCGATCAGAACGCTGAAAACGCTTGAAGCGGAAAAGCGTCCTGCAACGGCTGAGGAAAAAGAAATCTTGTCGAAATATGTAGGCTGGGGTGCTTTGGCTAAGGCTTTTGATAAGAACGATGAGAAGTGGGCCACAGAGTATAAGGAGCTTTCCGAGTTGCTGACTCCGCAGGAATATGCTCAGGCACGTTCAACGGTAAATGATGCGTTTTACACTAGCCCGACAGTTATCGACGGAATTTTTGAAGCTCTCGGCAATTTTGGCTTTGACGGCGGCAACATATTAGAGCCAGCAATGGGTATTGGAAACTTTTTCGGACGTATGCCTGAAGCTATGCAAGCTAATTCTCAGCTCTACGGCGTAGAGATCGACTCGTTGTCGGGCAGAATCGCTCATGCACTCTATCCCGATGCAGATATTTCGATTCAGGGCTTTGAAAAGAACCATTTTCAAAATGGCAGCTTTGATGTGGCTGTCGGTAATGTTCCGTTCGGTGAGCTTGGTTTTCGTGAGGAGAACCCCATAAAAGTACACCCAAATATTATTTACTCCACATTCTGCGGAAGCAGAATGTTTCTTTTCTCCGTAAGCCCTTTGTCAAGGAACTTGTAA